Proteins from a genomic interval of Caulobacter sp. SL161:
- a CDS encoding CoA transferase subunit A, with amino-acid sequence MVDKVKKDAVEALAGLLFDGMTIMAGGFGLCGIPENLIAAIREAGTKDLTVISNNCGVDGFGLGILLENRQIKKMVSSYVGENKLFEQLYLSGELELEFNPQGTLAERIRAGGAGIPAFFTRTGYGTLVAEGKETRAFDGEMYVMERGLTADLSIVKAWKADAEGNLIYRKTARNFNPMMATAGKKTVVEVEELVAIGDLDKDAIHTPGIYVDRLIKGAKFEKRIERVTTRQKETA; translated from the coding sequence ATGGTCGACAAGGTGAAGAAGGACGCCGTCGAGGCCCTTGCCGGGCTTTTGTTCGACGGCATGACCATCATGGCCGGCGGGTTCGGCCTCTGCGGCATTCCGGAGAATCTGATCGCGGCGATCCGCGAGGCGGGAACCAAGGACCTCACGGTCATCTCCAACAACTGCGGGGTCGACGGCTTTGGCCTCGGAATCCTGCTGGAGAACCGCCAGATCAAGAAGATGGTCTCGTCCTATGTGGGTGAGAACAAGCTGTTCGAACAGCTCTATCTCTCGGGCGAGCTGGAGCTGGAGTTCAATCCGCAAGGCACCCTGGCCGAGCGCATCCGCGCGGGCGGCGCAGGCATTCCCGCCTTCTTCACGCGCACCGGCTACGGCACCCTGGTGGCCGAGGGCAAGGAGACCCGCGCGTTCGACGGCGAGATGTACGTGATGGAGCGCGGCCTGACCGCCGACCTCTCGATCGTCAAGGCCTGGAAGGCCGACGCCGAAGGCAACCTGATCTACCGAAAGACCGCCCGGAACTTCAATCCGATGATGGCCACGGCCGGTAAGAAGACCGTCGTCGAGGTCGAAGAGCTGGTCGCGATCGGCGATCTGGACAAGGACGCCATCCACACGCCCGGCATCTATGTGGATCGCCTGATCAAGGGCGCGAAGTTCGAGAAGCGCATCGAGCGCGTGACCACCCGCCAAAAGGAAACCGCGTAA
- a CDS encoding monovalent cation:proton antiporter-2 (CPA2) family protein, whose amino-acid sequence MENILTQTLVYLGAAVVSVPIAKRLGLGSVLGYLIAGVLIGPFALSLVGDQADVMKFAEFGVVILLFLIGLEVQPSTLWDMRKAIFGLGGAQVVGTALAIAAVALGLGLPWQTALAVGLVLAMSSTAIVLQTLDEKGLRQGPVGRAAFGVLLLQDLAVIPLFALLPLLAISAPQHAAEAAGHGGSLVATLPVWAQTLSVLAAVAAVVGGGRYLVRPLFRFIAKARLREIFTASALLIVVAVASLMQTVGLSPALGAFLAGVVLAESEFRRELETDIEPFRGLLLGLFFMTVGAGVDLPLVARQPLTLVGLVLGLMVLKFLVMYGIARLFGAQKRGALAVATALAQGGEFAFVLLTFTVGAGVIGAQLAALLTATIAVSMALTPVAMILYERVAALMDAAIPDVTPDTGDFDEGEPDIIIAGFGRFGQVTGRLLAANGFKSTVLDTDIEQIELLRRFGRRVHYGDATRLDLLRQAGADRARMLIVALDDREKTVELVETARKAFPNLTILARAWDRRHAYDLLSNGADAVERETFEAALALGATALQKLGFRAHRAHRAAAFFRRHDRRVFEELRPMWGQEEAYILASRDAAQTMDRLLDADLHRMRPSDAGGAWDTASLDEELRERSQQEGAD is encoded by the coding sequence GTGGAAAACATCCTGACCCAGACCCTCGTCTATCTGGGCGCGGCCGTCGTCTCGGTGCCGATCGCCAAGCGGCTCGGACTCGGCTCGGTGCTGGGCTACCTGATCGCCGGCGTGCTGATCGGTCCGTTCGCCCTGTCGCTGGTGGGCGACCAGGCCGACGTGATGAAATTCGCCGAGTTCGGTGTTGTCATCCTGCTGTTCCTGATCGGCCTTGAGGTTCAGCCCTCGACGCTGTGGGACATGCGCAAGGCGATCTTCGGCCTGGGCGGAGCCCAGGTGGTCGGCACGGCTCTGGCGATCGCCGCCGTCGCGCTGGGCCTGGGCCTGCCCTGGCAGACCGCGCTGGCCGTTGGCCTGGTTCTGGCCATGTCCTCTACCGCCATCGTGCTCCAGACCCTGGACGAAAAAGGTTTGCGCCAAGGCCCGGTCGGCCGTGCGGCCTTCGGGGTGCTGCTGTTGCAGGACCTGGCGGTCATTCCGCTCTTCGCCCTTTTGCCCCTGCTCGCCATCAGCGCGCCCCAGCACGCGGCCGAGGCCGCAGGCCATGGCGGCAGCCTCGTGGCGACCCTGCCGGTCTGGGCCCAGACCCTGTCGGTGCTCGCCGCCGTGGCGGCCGTGGTCGGCGGCGGCCGCTATCTGGTCCGCCCCCTGTTCCGCTTCATCGCCAAGGCGCGCCTGCGCGAGATCTTCACCGCCTCGGCCCTGCTGATCGTGGTGGCGGTCGCCAGCCTGATGCAGACCGTCGGCCTCTCGCCCGCGCTGGGCGCCTTCCTGGCCGGGGTCGTGCTGGCCGAGAGCGAGTTCCGCCGCGAACTCGAGACCGATATCGAGCCCTTCCGGGGCCTGCTGTTGGGCCTGTTCTTCATGACTGTCGGGGCCGGCGTCGACCTGCCGCTGGTGGCGCGCCAACCCTTGACCCTGGTGGGTCTGGTCCTGGGCCTGATGGTGCTGAAGTTCCTGGTCATGTACGGCATCGCCCGGCTGTTCGGGGCGCAGAAGCGCGGGGCTCTAGCGGTGGCTACGGCGCTGGCCCAAGGCGGTGAGTTCGCCTTCGTGCTGCTGACCTTCACCGTCGGCGCCGGGGTGATCGGCGCGCAGCTGGCGGCGCTGCTGACCGCCACCATCGCCGTCTCGATGGCCCTGACGCCGGTGGCCATGATCCTCTATGAGCGGGTGGCGGCCCTGATGGACGCGGCGATCCCCGATGTCACGCCCGACACCGGCGACTTCGACGAGGGCGAGCCCGACATCATCATCGCCGGCTTTGGCCGGTTCGGGCAGGTCACCGGCCGTCTGCTGGCCGCCAACGGCTTCAAGTCAACGGTGCTGGACACCGATATCGAGCAGATCGAGCTGCTGCGGCGCTTTGGCCGCCGCGTACACTATGGCGACGCCACGCGCCTGGACCTGCTGCGTCAGGCCGGCGCGGACCGGGCGCGGATGCTGATTGTCGCCCTGGATGACCGCGAGAAGACCGTCGAACTGGTCGAGACCGCCCGCAAAGCGTTCCCCAACCTGACCATCCTGGCCAGGGCCTGGGACCGTCGCCACGCCTACGACCTGCTCTCGAACGGCGCCGACGCGGTGGAGCGCGAGACGTTCGAAGCCGCCTTGGCGCTCGGCGCCACGGCGCTGCAGAAGCTGGGCTTCCGCGCACACCGCGCCCATCGCGCCGCCGCCTTCTTCCGGCGTCACGACCGCCGCGTGTTCGAGGAGTTGCGGCCGATGTGGGGCCAGGAGGAGGCCTATATCCTGGCCTCGCGGGACGCGGCCCAGACCATGGACCGCCTGCTGGACGCCGACCTGCACCGCATGCGTCCCAGCGATGCGGGCGGCGCCTGGGATACGGC
- the kefF gene encoding glutathione-regulated potassium-efflux system oxidoreductase KefF: protein MTNASTGEMTPATSGVLLVLAHPALERSRANRALAKAAKGLSGVTFKDLYETYPDFVIDIESEQAALTAHDVVALQFPLYWYSTPALMKEWLDLVWLHGFAYGEGGEALKGKKLFVACTTGASAKAYHAHGYNRFSMDEFLRPLEQTAHLCGMVWETPFVVHGAAVKDDAALKAEAERYRARVASLLPTKTEA, encoded by the coding sequence ATGACGAACGCTAGCACCGGCGAGATGACGCCCGCCACCTCGGGGGTGCTTTTGGTGCTGGCCCATCCGGCGCTTGAACGGTCTCGCGCCAATCGGGCTCTGGCCAAGGCGGCCAAGGGCCTTTCCGGCGTCACCTTCAAGGATCTGTACGAGACCTATCCCGACTTCGTGATCGATATCGAGAGCGAGCAGGCCGCCCTGACGGCGCACGACGTCGTGGCGCTGCAGTTCCCGCTCTACTGGTACTCGACGCCCGCCCTGATGAAGGAATGGCTGGATCTGGTCTGGCTGCACGGCTTCGCCTACGGCGAGGGCGGTGAGGCGCTGAAGGGCAAGAAACTGTTCGTGGCCTGCACCACCGGCGCCAGCGCCAAGGCCTATCACGCCCACGGCTACAACCGCTTCTCAATGGACGAGTTCCTGCGCCCGCTGGAGCAGACCGCGCACCTTTGCGGCATGGTCTGGGAGACGCCTTTCGTCGTGCATGGCGCGGCGGTCAAGGATGATGCGGCGCTGAAGGCCGAGGCCGAACGCTACCGCGCGCGGGTCGCTTCGCTGCTCCCGACCAAGACGGAGGCCTGA
- a CDS encoding 3-oxoacid CoA-transferase subunit B, with protein MAWTRDEVAARAAQELQDGFYVNLGIGIPTLVANHIPEGMHVTLQSENGMLGMGPFPYEGEEDPDLINAGKQTITELDSSSYFSSADSFAMIRGGHIALSILGGMQVSENGDLANWMVPGKMVKGMGGAMDLVAGVKRVVVVMDHCEKSGAPKLLKQCSLPLTGAGVVDLLITELGVFEINRGKTPVKLIELAPGVTVDEVKAKTEAALEVAV; from the coding sequence ATGGCCTGGACCCGCGACGAGGTGGCGGCCCGCGCCGCCCAGGAGCTGCAGGACGGCTTCTATGTGAACCTGGGCATCGGCATCCCGACCCTGGTGGCCAACCATATCCCCGAGGGCATGCACGTGACGCTGCAGAGCGAGAACGGCATGCTGGGCATGGGTCCCTTCCCCTATGAGGGCGAGGAAGATCCCGACCTGATCAACGCCGGCAAGCAGACGATCACCGAGCTGGACTCCAGTTCGTATTTCTCGTCGGCCGACAGCTTCGCCATGATCCGCGGCGGCCACATCGCCCTGTCGATCCTGGGCGGCATGCAGGTCTCGGAGAACGGCGATCTGGCCAACTGGATGGTGCCGGGCAAGATGGTCAAGGGCATGGGCGGGGCCATGGACTTGGTCGCCGGCGTCAAGCGCGTCGTGGTCGTCATGGACCACTGTGAGAAGTCGGGCGCGCCCAAGCTGCTGAAGCAATGCTCGCTGCCGCTGACCGGCGCCGGCGTCGTTGATCTCCTGATCACCGAACTGGGCGTCTTCGAGATCAATCGCGGCAAGACCCCGGTGAAGCTGATCGAGCTGGCCCCGGGCGTCACCGTCGATGAGGTCAAGGCCAAGACCGAGGCGGCGCTCGAGGTGGCCGTCTAG